A single Harpia harpyja isolate bHarHar1 chromosome 6, bHarHar1 primary haplotype, whole genome shotgun sequence DNA region contains:
- the CPT1B gene encoding LOW QUALITY PROTEIN: carnitine O-palmitoyltransferase 1, muscle isoform (The sequence of the model RefSeq protein was modified relative to this genomic sequence to represent the inferred CDS: inserted 1 base in 1 codon; deleted 3 bases in 3 codons; substituted 1 base at 1 genomic stop codon), with protein sequence MAEAHQAVAFQFTVTPEGLDFHLGREAIKQLYLAGISSWKKRLVRAKNSFLTGVYPASPSSWMVVMVATAGSFYCQVDPSLGMIARIRHCLPKSRLLTYESRTMVSTVLFSTGVWLSAVLLFRQALKLLLSYHGWMFEPHGKMSRSTRIWVALMKVLSIRKPLLYSFQTSLPKLPVPPVEATITRYLESVRPLMDDDKYSKMEALAKEFKEKTAPRLQKYLILKSWWTTNYVSDWWEQYIYLRGRSPLMVNSNYYAMPRPLSPGFPLRDPSHIQAARAGNVVHAILLYRRKLDRGEIPPVMALGIVPMCSYQSERMFNTTRIPGKETDTLLHLVDSKHLAVYHKGRFYKVWLYYGGQLLQPRDLELQFQRILDDPSPPXPGEERLAALSGAGRVPWAEARARFFSHGKNKVSLDAIERAAFFLTLDEEEHGYSSGREGCMDAYAKSLLHGQCYDRWFDKSFTLGGSTRMGSWGPTAEHSWADAPIIGHLWEFMLATDKFQLGYTEGGHCLGEPNTLLAPPQRLQWDIPQECCAAIESSYRLAKALADDVDFACFQFSDFGKGLIKKCRTSPDAFIQISLQLAHFRDKGCFCLTYEASMTRLFREGRTETVRSCTAESTAFVRSNGRHPADREQCARVRAERQRLFKLAAEKHQHMYRLAMTGAGIDRHLFCLYVVSRYLGGAVPLPGPRXARVLSEPWRLSTSQTPQQQLKMFDLNKYPDHVSTGGGFGPVADDGYGVSYIIAGENLITFHISSKFSSNETDSKRFGRNIRQAMLDIAELFDKPAEKARK encoded by the exons ATGGCGGAAGCTCACCAGGCCGTGGCCTTCCAGTTCACTGTCACC CCCGAGGGCTTGGACTTCCACCTCGGCCGCGAGGCCATCAAGCAGCTCTACCTCGCCGGCATCTCCTCCTGGAAGAAGCGCTTGGTCCGCGCCAAG AACAGCTTCCTGACCGGCGTCTACCCCGCCTCCCCCTCCAGTTGGATGGTGGTCATGGTGGCCACCGCCGGCTCCTTCTACTGCCAGGTCGACCCCTCCCTGGGGATGATCGCCCGCATCCGCCACTGCCTGCCCAAGAG CCGCCTCCTGACCTACGAGAGCCGGACAATGGTGAGCACCGTGCTCTTCTCCACCGGCGTCTGGCTCTCTGCCGTCCTGCTCTTCCGGCAGGCGCTGAAGCTGCTCCTCTCCTACCACGGCTGGATGTTTGAGCCCCACGGCAAGATGAGCCGCAGCACCAGGATCTGGGTG GCGCTGATGAAGGTGCTGTCTATCCGCAAGCCCCTGCTCTACAGCTTCCAGACCTCTCTGCCCAAGCTCCCTGTGCCTCCCGTGGAGGCCACCATCACCCGG TACCTGGAGTCGGTGCGCCCGCTCATGGATGACGACAAGTACAGCAAGATGGAGGCTTTGGCCAAGGAGTTCAAGGAGAAGACAGCTCCACGGCTGCAGAAGTACCTGATCCTTAAGTCCTGGTGGACAACCAACTAT GTGAGCGACTGGTGGGAGCAGTACATCTACCTGCGCGGCCGCAGCCCGCTCATGGTCAACAGCAACTACTATGCCATG CCCCGTCCCTTGTCCCCAGGATTTCCTCTACGTGACCCCAGCCACATCCAGGCTGCCCGGGCAGGTAACGTGGTACACGCCATCCTGCTGTACCGCCGCAAGCTGGACCGTGGGGAGATCCCCCCT GTGATGGCGCTGGGCATCGTGCCCATGTGCTCCTACCAGTCGGAACGGATGTTCAACACCACCCGCATCCCCGGCAAGGAGACGG aCACGCTGCTGcacctggtggacagcaagcacCTGGCCGTCTACCACAAG GGCCGCTTCTACAAGGTCTGGCTGTACTACggggggcagctgctgcagccccgggACCTGGAGCTGCAGTTCCAGCGCATCCTGGACGACCCCTCGCCCC AGCCCGGCGAGGAGCGGCTGGCGGCGCTCTC CGGTGCCGGCAGGGTGCCGTGGGCCGAGGCTCGAGCCCGGTTCTTCAGCCACGGGAAGAACAAGGTGTCGCTGGACGCCATCGAGCGGGCAGCCTTCTTCCTGACGCTGGACGAGGAGGAGCACGGCTACAGCTCGGGCCGGGAGGGCTGCATGGACGCCTACGCCAAGTCCCTGCTGCACGGCCAGTGCTATGACCg ctgGTTCGACAAGTCCTTCACCCTTGGTGGGTCTACAAGAATGGGAAGCTGGGGGCCAACGGCCGAGCACTCCTGGGCCGATGCGCCCATCATCGGGCACCTCTGGGAG TTCATGCTGGCGACAGACAAATTCCAGCTGGGCTACACCGAGGGGGGGCACTGCCTGGGGGAGCCCAACACCCTGCTTGCCCCCCCCCAGCGTCTCCAGTGGGACATCCCCCAGGAG TGCTGTGCCGCCATCGAGAGCTCGTACCGCCTGGCCAAGGCGCTGGCTGACGACGTGGACTTC GCCTGCTTCCAGTTCTCCGACTTCGGGAAGGGGCTGATCAAGAAGTGCCGGACCAGCCCCGACGCCTTCATCCAGATCTCTCTGCAGCTCGCCCACTTCCGC GACAAGGGCTGCTTCTGCCTCACCTACGAGGCCTCCATGACACGGCTCTTCCGCGAGGGCCGGACAGAGACGGTGAGGTCCTGCACCGCCGAGTCCACCGCCTTCGTGCGCAGCAATGGCAGACACCCGGCAGACCGTGAGCAATGCGCAAGGGTCCGG GCGGAGCGCCAGCGGCTCTTCAAGCTGGCGGCCGAAAAGCACCAGCACATGTACCGCCTGGCCATGACCGGGGCCGGCATCGACCGGCACCTCTTCTGCCTCTACGTGGTGTCCCGCTACCTGGGGGGTGCAGTCCCCCTTCCTGGCCCCAGGTGAGcccgg GTGCTGTCGGAGCCCTGGCGCCTCTCCACCAGCCAGACGccgcagcagcagctgaagatgtTCGACCTGAACAAATACCCTGACCACGTCTCCACCGGcggcggcttcggcccc GTGGCTGATGACGGCTACGGCGTCTCCTACATCATCGCCGGTGAGAACCTCATCACCTTCCACATCTCCAGCAAGTTCTCCAGCAATGAGACG GACTCGAAGCGCTTTGGGAGGAACATCCGTCAGGCCATGCTGGACATTGCTGAGCTCTTCGACAAACCGGCCGAGAAGGCGAGGAAGTGA